Part of the Desulfonatronum thiosulfatophilum genome is shown below.
GATGATCCCACCCATGGTGAAAGCATCAATGGGATTGGCTCGGGGTATGGTGATGATCCTCTCGCCATTGGTCATGGTGATGTGTTTTCTAACTCTGGCGACCCAAAATCCATGCTTTTCAAGAGCATTCACGGCCCTTTGGTGATTGATCCCGGGCAGTTTAGGCATGAGCGACGTCGACGTACCTGATTTCGTTTTCAACGGTCAACAAATTAACCGTATGCAAATAGTCCTGAATGGCTTCCTTAATGTTCTCAAGCGCTTCATCCTCGGTCGCCCCTTGCGACCAGCATCCCGGCAACCCTGGGACCCAGACCGCGTATCCTTCTTCAGTCTTCTTGATATTCACGGAATACCTCATTCTGTACCTCCTCATATATAGCTGGTTGGATTCTGACCCTGAACCATCGTGGGAGCCACGGGGTCTGTCCCACCGACCGTCTACAATCATTTTTTTAGCCCAAAAAAGCCTGTTTCGATTTGGAATCAAAC
Proteins encoded:
- a CDS encoding type II toxin-antitoxin system HicB family antitoxin, with protein sequence MRYSVNIKKTEEGYAVWVPGLPGCWSQGATEDEALENIKEAIQDYLHTVNLLTVENEIRYVDVAHA
- a CDS encoding type II toxin-antitoxin system HicA family toxin; its protein translation is MPKLPGINHQRAVNALEKHGFWVARVRKHITMTNGERIITIPRANPIDAFTMGGIIKDTGLTVEEFKELL